The sequence below is a genomic window from Oreochromis niloticus isolate F11D_XX linkage group LG3, O_niloticus_UMD_NMBU, whole genome shotgun sequence.
AAATCTAGAAACTATGGACATCACCAAATCCACTCCTGAGATGCTCTGCCAGGCCCTTACTGCAGCCACTTTCAGTTGCTGCAGTAAGGGCCATTAATGTTCATTTGCAGTACAAACTTTAGAAAACCACATTTATATACCTAATTTAAATACTCTCATATTGCCAAATTCTGCACTCTgaaacagaatattttcccaaacaAAAGCAGTTGGAAGTGCCAAATTTTGTGGCATGAAAAGGATACTCTCACAAATACTTACACAATACGGTCAGCAAAACACCTACGTCTACACCTTTTAGTCACAAAACTGACACCTCTTGAGTAAATCCCAACAATAAATTTAATGCCAAAAGGAAATTTTGCTCTGATGCAGACTGGTAGAAAACCCGCTGTCAAAGAGCAATCACAATGTGCATAAAATGAATTTTCATCCACATGTTTTAGGAcaaattttttcttttaaaaagacgcacaatttatttattattgttaaaGTTTACTGCAGTTAACAATCTTGTTTGACATGGTGAGGAGAAAAGGGGATTCCTAGGGTACaaggaaaatttaaaaagtgagaaattatccaaaaagttattttaaaaGTCTATAAAAGTCTGGTGCACAGCTACATTCTTCAGATTTCTGGTGTAGAAATTTTTTCCATTAAATATTAGAAAGTGAATTCTGTATTAGAAAATGAAGAAATTTTTTCAACTAATAGAAGTAAAACACTTAATTTTAGAATGCTAATATATTAATTTGATGATAACTGGTCTTAATCTGACTTATTGCTGTATTTGAGACACAGAAAGTCACTGCATGAGATTGTGGTAACTGTAGCTTAGTGGTAAATTTCAAATCAGGCTTTACCAGCTTACTGAGCTGATAGTTTTTCTATGTGAATAACATAATAACAACATTTCTGTAACAATCTAGCAATCATCCCACTGACACACGGGTATAGAAGTCTGTCTAGGGGCCACGCCACTGGAACAAGGTTTGTAATATTCACTCGTCTCAAAACATTCCTCTTTCATTTTGAGGCAAACAAAGCAGAACTGCACCTTACAACGTGTACAGAAGATGTTTTTACACCCAGTTGTGTCATGTTCCACTAGGAAGCCACATGTGGGACAGGCACGGATTGAGGGACAGCCAGTGATGCCCTCCACATTCTGGAAGGTGATATCTGGACATTTTCTCAGAGTTTCTAAGGACTTATTGATGCAGCCATGATTTTCACATCGGTTTGAACGTGGGGACGGACCTTTCCATTCCCTCAAACACTGCCAGCAGAACGTAAAGGTCCGATTTAGATCAGCTGTGCACACTGTACATTCAGTACACAGATTACTGAAGTCAGTTCTCAGCACTGAAGACTTGCAGCCAGGACACTGTTAATAAAAAAcgattatttatttaatgctcAACATTTGGACAAATATGGTGCAGAAATGCAGACTATGTAAATAAACTTACTGATTTAACGTCAAAGACATCCTTAGAGTTGCTgaacattttcttttcaaagtaCTCGATTTCTTCCGGGGTTAGAAGAGCCATTTTACAAACCTCCTCAAAAGACCACTCAGCATGACATTCAGTTTGGCCGCACACAAACCTGCTCTCGCCCTGAAACAGAATATACAAAAACACATATCAATCAGTGAAAGCTAAACGTGTGGAACAAATAGCAACTGCTAACAATAGTATATCAATTAACTGAGCCGCAGTCCAGTCTCATGCCTATTCGATtccattcctacaagactgtgaatgctttatttatttatttttggattcTGAAGTAGCAATCCAGAAAGAAAGCTTGAGAATTACCAGACTAAGAAAACCCCCATTAATTAATTCCTGCACTGATGACCCATTACTTAAACTCATATAAAACTTATATAGTGCGTTTCTGCTCTATCTGGGAAAACAACATACAAACGTTCTTGACATCATGAGAGTTGTCAGTTCTGCATTATATTCCTGTAAATGTTGAATTGGTGCCTTATTTTGTGCCTGCAACTCAGTAGTTATAGTAATATACACTCAGTTAAAAAATCACTGTTAATTTATTTGGGGTTTGTGAGTAGATGAACATGTAATATCCTACCTGATTCAACAAGCTAAGACACCAGTTGGTGAGAGACATGGGAGTGACAGCATGGCCGCAAGACATCAGCGCTCTCGGCGACTTGAAGTCCTCATACAAGACTATGAGTGACACATGAAAAATCTTATTGCTGTTATACACTCTTCCCAACATTATCTGTGGCCCAGTAAACGTAGAATTCATAGTCTGAAGACTTACAATCCAACTCATCATCTCCATCCACAAATGTAAGTGTAGAGTCAGATGGGTCGTAGCACTTCTCCTCCTCATATGTTAAACTGCTCCTGGAGTCTTGAGAAGGACTTCTGCTCCTCTGATGAGAAATCCTTTTCTTTTTAGACATTTTCGAGCCCATTTTGACTCAGCGCCGTCTTCAGACCAtctacaacaaaacaaacagaga
It includes:
- the LOC100700484 gene encoding probable E3 ubiquitin-protein ligase RNF144A-A, giving the protein MRLDCGSGESRFVCGQTECHAEWSFEEVCKMALLTPEEIEYFEKKMFSNSKDVFDVKSCPGCKSSVLRTDFSNLCTECTVCTADLNRTFTFCWQCLREWKGPSPRSNRCENHGCINKSLETLRKCPDITFQNVEGITGCPSIRACPTCGFLVEHDTTGCKNIFCTRCKVQFCFVCLKMKEECFETSEYYKPCSSGVAPRQTSIPVCQWDDC